In one window of Candidatus Deferrimicrobiaceae bacterium DNA:
- a CDS encoding mucoidy inhibitor MuiA family protein: protein MRRFPVRVPAFIILAIPFLASMPAFAARAEVYPSKVTQAILYPDMAEVTRTIPVDPPSSVVVLEGLPAGLQPASLAAKVTAGQATIVGFSVEDTFRTEPAVEKVRDLEKKIEALNDAKRVAEGAIRASRREQELLDQGIQAVYRGEPGDATPKDKARPSRLTPAEIEAALALFRGRVDSIDGALLKREQEIRTLDREIVAAQQELDKVRNPEPLRQKKITIQLSRSASCKVALTYLTTGAGFAPRYNVRLSPGSGALAFELAGDAWQRTGEDWVDAAMKVSTVRPGRMAQLPPLPPWEIDFKAPPEPPRAMMKLEKSARPMASMAAGRGKALDELNDMAGAEPPPPPVPSPLRRFASFEVTLDGPQALPGSGEKKSFLLAKREQQASVSWLSIPKVADGAFVTAEGTNGTGLPLISAPAALFLEDAFIGSGFVTDASGRPAEVPEGAAFRIGFGKDPSLQAIRKETLRQKDEGGVFGRFKRIRYRYEYTVTNFRKEPATLTMLDRIPVAHSREIEIKDVEAPGAKIGGKEAGEVRWELPLAAGEKKTLTLTFAVEYPIDKDVDGL from the coding sequence ATGCGAAGATTCCCGGTCCGCGTTCCCGCGTTCATTATCCTGGCGATTCCGTTCCTGGCGAGCATGCCGGCCTTCGCCGCCCGCGCCGAGGTCTACCCGTCGAAGGTGACGCAGGCGATCCTCTATCCCGACATGGCGGAGGTGACCCGGACGATCCCGGTCGACCCGCCGTCGTCGGTCGTGGTGCTCGAGGGGCTTCCGGCCGGTCTTCAGCCCGCCTCGCTTGCGGCCAAGGTGACGGCCGGACAGGCGACGATCGTCGGCTTCTCCGTCGAGGACACCTTCCGCACCGAGCCTGCGGTCGAAAAGGTGCGCGACCTCGAAAAGAAGATCGAGGCGCTCAACGACGCGAAGCGGGTAGCGGAGGGCGCGATCCGGGCGAGCCGCCGCGAGCAGGAGCTGCTCGACCAGGGGATCCAGGCGGTCTACCGGGGCGAGCCGGGAGATGCGACACCCAAAGACAAGGCACGCCCGTCGCGGCTGACGCCGGCCGAGATCGAGGCCGCGCTCGCCCTGTTCCGGGGCCGCGTCGATTCGATCGACGGGGCGCTGCTCAAGCGGGAGCAGGAGATTCGCACGCTCGACCGGGAGATTGTCGCCGCGCAGCAGGAGCTCGACAAGGTGCGCAACCCCGAGCCGCTGCGGCAGAAGAAGATCACGATCCAGCTTTCCCGCTCAGCTTCGTGCAAGGTTGCGCTCACCTACCTGACCACGGGTGCGGGCTTTGCACCGCGATACAACGTTCGCCTCTCGCCCGGCTCGGGCGCGCTGGCGTTCGAGCTGGCGGGCGACGCCTGGCAGCGAACGGGCGAGGACTGGGTCGATGCGGCGATGAAGGTTTCGACCGTTCGTCCCGGCCGGATGGCGCAACTTCCGCCGCTGCCGCCCTGGGAGATCGACTTCAAGGCGCCCCCCGAGCCGCCGCGCGCCATGATGAAGCTCGAGAAGTCGGCCCGGCCGATGGCCTCCATGGCGGCCGGTCGTGGGAAGGCACTCGATGAGCTGAATGATATGGCGGGGGCCGAGCCGCCTCCGCCGCCCGTGCCGTCGCCGTTGCGTCGCTTCGCCTCGTTCGAGGTGACGCTCGACGGGCCCCAGGCGCTTCCCGGCAGCGGCGAGAAGAAGTCGTTCCTGCTGGCGAAACGCGAGCAGCAGGCATCCGTCTCGTGGCTCTCGATCCCGAAGGTCGCCGACGGCGCCTTCGTCACCGCGGAAGGGACCAACGGGACCGGCCTTCCCCTGATTTCCGCCCCGGCCGCGCTCTTCCTCGAGGACGCCTTCATCGGCAGCGGCTTCGTCACCGACGCGTCGGGCCGCCCGGCCGAGGTGCCCGAGGGTGCGGCGTTCCGCATCGGCTTCGGCAAGGATCCGTCGCTCCAGGCGATCCGGAAGGAGACGCTGCGCCAGAAGGACGAGGGGGGCGTCTTCGGCCGCTTCAAGCGCATCCGATACCGCTACGAGTACACCGTGACGAACTTCCGGAAGGAGCCGGCGACGCTGACGATGCTCGACCGGATCCCCGTGGCGCATTCCAGGGAGATCGAGATCAAGGACGTCGAGGCGCCGGGGGCGAAGATCGGCGGCAAGGAGGCGGGCGAAGTGCGCTGGGAGCTGCCGCTCGCGGCGGGCGAAAAGAAGACGCTGACGCTTACGTTCGCGGTCGAATACCCGATCGATAAGGACGTCGACGGGCTGTAG
- a CDS encoding protein phosphatase 2C domain-containing protein, protein MGLRRTNNEDAFALLPETGVFAVADGIGGAEMGEVASAIFVEAACRAAAAGGPASETEAAELIRGVFREANQAILAVALEDAGRAGMGCTAEVAMFIRNRFVVGHVGDSRTYLFAGGRLRRITRDHSPVQDQIDAGLLTEEAARNHPLRHMISRAVGTAEGAEPDISGGALGAGEALLLCSDGLVDMVDDAGIESVLAAPGTPEQKVARLVALANERGGSDNVTVVLCEWSDI, encoded by the coding sequence GTGGGCCTTCGCCGGACGAACAACGAGGACGCCTTCGCCCTCTTGCCCGAAACCGGCGTCTTCGCCGTCGCCGACGGCATCGGGGGCGCCGAGATGGGGGAAGTCGCCAGCGCGATCTTCGTCGAGGCGGCCTGCCGCGCCGCCGCCGCGGGCGGCCCCGCCTCCGAGACGGAGGCGGCCGAGTTGATCCGTGGGGTCTTCCGGGAAGCCAATCAGGCGATCCTGGCCGTCGCGCTCGAGGATGCCGGCCGAGCGGGGATGGGGTGCACCGCCGAGGTGGCGATGTTCATCCGGAACCGCTTCGTCGTGGGACACGTGGGCGACAGCCGGACCTATCTGTTCGCCGGGGGGCGCCTCCGGCGGATCACGCGGGACCACTCCCCCGTCCAGGACCAGATCGACGCCGGCCTCCTCACCGAGGAAGCGGCCCGCAACCATCCCCTGCGCCACATGATCTCCCGGGCCGTGGGCACGGCGGAGGGCGCCGAGCCGGACATCTCCGGGGGAGCGCTGGGTGCGGGGGAAGCGCTGCTGCTCTGTTCCGACGGGCTCGTCGACATGGTCGACGACGCCGGGATCGAATCGGTCCTGGCGGCCCCGGGCACCCCCGAACAAAAGGTCGCCCGGCTGGTCGCGCTCGCCAACGAGCGGGGCGGAAGCGACAACGTCACGGTCGTCCTGTGCGAATGGTCCGACATCTGA
- a CDS encoding deoxyribonuclease IV: protein MTAPARKPPMGAHVSIAGGVATAPARGEKIGADVVQIFSKHGQRWEGKAIEPDDVQGFRAESRRTGVRTVAVHCAYLINLASSKEEVRTRSLYALEDEASRAALLGIPNLVMHPGSSGEDSEEDGIARIVSGLKAFGRFPEGVSLLLENTAGQGASLGKTMEQLRRMLDGIGNPPDIAVCLDSAHLFEAGHDLADPARWADFKGELDRTGILPLVRMWHINDSKTGLASRVDRHEHVGRGKLGLEAFRHIVNDPVFRELPLILETPKDGADEYEMDLVNLAALRALVSPASR, encoded by the coding sequence GTGACCGCTCCCGCCCGAAAGCCGCCCATGGGCGCCCACGTGTCCATCGCGGGCGGCGTCGCCACCGCACCGGCGCGCGGCGAGAAGATCGGCGCCGACGTCGTGCAGATCTTCTCGAAGCACGGCCAGCGCTGGGAAGGCAAGGCCATCGAGCCCGACGATGTGCAGGGATTCCGGGCCGAGTCCCGAAGGACCGGCGTGCGAACCGTGGCGGTCCATTGCGCCTACCTGATCAACCTCGCCTCCTCGAAGGAGGAGGTCCGCACCCGCTCCCTTTATGCCCTCGAGGACGAGGCTTCGCGCGCGGCGCTGCTCGGCATCCCCAACCTCGTGATGCACCCCGGCTCCAGCGGGGAGGACTCCGAGGAGGATGGCATCGCGCGGATCGTCTCCGGCCTGAAGGCCTTCGGGCGATTCCCCGAGGGCGTGTCGCTTCTGCTCGAGAACACGGCGGGGCAGGGCGCGTCGCTCGGCAAGACGATGGAGCAACTCCGCCGCATGCTCGACGGGATCGGCAATCCCCCGGACATCGCGGTCTGCCTCGACAGCGCCCATCTCTTCGAGGCGGGACACGACCTGGCCGACCCGGCGCGCTGGGCCGATTTCAAGGGCGAGCTCGACCGCACCGGCATCCTGCCGCTTGTCCGGATGTGGCACATCAACGATTCGAAGACGGGGCTCGCCAGCCGCGTCGACCGGCACGAGCACGTCGGGCGGGGCAAGCTCGGGCTCGAGGCGTTCCGCCACATCGTGAACGATCCCGTCTTCCGCGAGCTTCCCCTCATCCTCGAGACGCCCAAGGACGGGGCCGACGAATACGAGATGGATCTCGTCAACCTGGCCGCCCTTCGGGCGCTCGTCTCCCCCGCGTCGCGCTGA
- a CDS encoding L-2-amino-thiazoline-4-carboxylic acid hydrolase yields MSETAQRVAEATRQRAAVYAHLFRVLKKKLGEQAAIDLMSEAIFEYGKDKSAKGYSSEARGGDLHAAAAEFVAPDPVKEFQFAPRIVSESDDEVVIAMSGCPLVDEWREMGLSPDEIATLCRISRAVDHGTWEGALGCGLCFEGTRGEGRGECVLHVKKRIGGVAV; encoded by the coding sequence ATGTCCGAGACTGCACAGAGGGTGGCGGAAGCCACCCGGCAACGCGCCGCCGTTTACGCCCACCTGTTCCGGGTGTTGAAGAAAAAACTGGGCGAACAGGCCGCGATCGACCTGATGAGCGAGGCCATCTTCGAATACGGGAAGGACAAGTCGGCGAAGGGATATTCCTCCGAGGCGCGCGGGGGCGATCTTCACGCGGCGGCGGCCGAGTTCGTGGCGCCCGATCCCGTCAAGGAATTCCAGTTCGCCCCCCGCATCGTGTCCGAGAGCGACGACGAGGTGGTGATCGCGATGTCCGGCTGCCCGCTCGTCGACGAGTGGCGGGAGATGGGACTCTCGCCCGACGAGATCGCCACGCTGTGCCGGATCTCCCGTGCGGTCGACCACGGCACGTGGGAAGGCGCGCTGGGCTGCGGCCTCTGCTTCGAGGGGACGCGTGGCGAAGGGCGGGGCGAATGCGTCCTGCACGTCAAGAAACGGATCGGGGGCGTCGCCGTATGA